Genomic segment of Arachnia propionica:
GATACGGGCGCAACGAATACATCGAGACAGAACGCGACCTGGTGGTGGTGACCGCTCCCGGCCCGGGGTCGGGCAAGATGGCCACCTGCCTGTCGCAGCTCTACCACGATCACCAGCAGGGCATCCGATCCGGCTACGCGAAGTTCGAGACCTTCCCGATCTGGAACCTGCCCCTGGACCATCCGGTGAACATCGCCTACGAGGCCGCCACCGCGGACCTCGACGACGTGAACATGATCGACCACTTCCACCTGGCGGCCTACGGGGAACAGACAGTCAACTACAACCGTGACATCGAGATCTTCCCCGTGCTGAAGCGCCTGTTCGAGCAACTCCTCGACGAATCCCCGTACCAGTCGCCCACCGACATGGGCGTCAACATGGCGGGCATGTGCATCAGCGACGACGAGGTGTGCCGGGAGGCCTCCCGGCAGGAGGTGATCCGCCGCTACTTCAAGGCCCTGGCAGCGGAGCACCGGGACCAGTCGGAACCGATCCAGTCGGATCGAATCGCCTTGTTGATGAGCAAGCTGCAGATCTCCCGCGAGGACCGCCCGGTGGTGCTGCCCGCACTGGAGAAGCAGAAGGCCACCAAGGGGCCGGCCGCAGCGATCCAGCTTCCTGACGGCCAGATCATCGTGGGCAAGACCTCACCGCTGCTGGGGGCCTGTTCCGCGATGCTCCTGGATGCCCTGAAGGCCCTGGCCGGCATCGATCCGGATGTGAAACTGCTGGCCACTGAGACCATCGAACCCATCCAGACGCTGAAGACGAAACATCTGGGCAGCCGGAATCCCCGGCTCCACACCGACGAGGTCCTGATTGCTCTGTCCGTCAGCGCCACCCACAGCGACTTCGCCCGCCGCGCGCTGGCGGAACTTCACAACATCCGGGGCTGTGACGTCCACTCGACCGTGATCCTCGGCCCCGTGGACGAGGCCATCCTGCGCAGCCTGGGGGCCTATGTCACCTGCGAGCCGGTGTTCCAGACCAAGAGGCTGTACCGGAAACACTGAACCCGCGAGGTTTCAGGTTCGTTTCTGCCGGAGGACGCCGAGCACCATGCGTTCAAGCGCGTAGTCCGGGTTGGTGGCTGCACCCTTGACATCCGCGTCGGCCCGGGCGATGATCCCGATGGCCGCGGCCACCCCGGCCGGCTGCCAGTTCCGGGAGGTGCGCTGGTACTCCTTCAGTTTGAACGGCGGCACCCCGATTCGCCGGGCCAGATCGGCGCCACTCCCCCGCGCCTCCAGGTACTTGCCCATGCCGCGGAACGCACCGGCCATGGCGGATGTGATCAGCACGGGGGCAACGCCAGAGCCAAGGGCCCAGCGGAGACGTTCCAGCGCCAGCGACGCGTCACCGGCCAGCACGGCATCGGATACCGCGAACGAGGTGACCTCCGCCCGGCCCGCGAAATACTTCCGCACCAGGGTCTCGTCCACCGGCTCACCGCCGGCGTCGGATGCGAGCTGTGCGACCGCCGAGGTGAGTGCCCTCAGGTCGTTCCCGACCGCCGCCACGAGCGCCCCGGCCGCGTCCTGGGAGAGTTTCACCTTCCGAGACCGCGCCTCCTCCACGCAGAATTTCGGCAGATCCCAAGGCTTGGGGGCCGCCACGGCGATCGTCTCGATCCTGGCTTTCTTCAGTTTGTCGATCAGGCCCCTGCCCTTGTTCCCACCCTCGTGCGACAGGATCAGGCACAGTTCGTCGCCGGGGTTCTTCGCCAGGGCCACCAGGGTGTCGACGACATCGGGTGGGGTGGAGCCGACATCGTCGATGATGGCGACGATGTGGTTCGAGAACAGGGAACCCCCCGTCACCTCCGAGAGCATGGAATCGGCTAGTTCCGCCCCACAGACCCGGTTGACCTCGGCGTCGGGTTCCTCCGCCAGGGCGGCCCGGCGCCTGCCGTCGATGGCACGAGCGGCCAGCAGCGATTCCGAACCGGTGACGAGCAGGGTGCGTCCGAAACTGTTCACGCGCCCAGCATGCCAGCTGCCCCCGACATCAGCCACGCCAGCGACGCACCCCGATTCGCCCGTCGTCACCCGAGGAGACCGCGATGCTGCCCTCCGTGTCGGTGCGTGCCACCGCCATGCCCAGCGAGGTCACCCTGCTCAAGGTCTTGGGGCTCGGGTGCCCGTAGTCGTTGCCCAGCCCGCAACTCGCCACCGCCAGCTGAGCCGACGAGGCCTTCAGGAATTCTGGCTCCTGCCGGGAGGAGCCGTGGTGGGGGATCTTCAGGACGTGCGCGGAAAGCGGGATGCCCAGTTTCCGGGCCCGCCGGATCGCCTGTTCCTGGCCGCCGGGTTCCGCATCCCCCGGCAACAGGATCCGCAGGCCCGAGATCTCCGCGATTCCCACGACGGAGGAGTCGTTCTGGACCGAACTCTCACTTTCCCCTGCGACGGACGCCCCGCCCGGCTGCCAGGCCGAGACCGTGACCCAGTCCACGTCCCCCACCCTCATGCGCTGCCCCGGTTCCGCCACGAGCAGTCGCGCCCCGTGGGCCTCCGCCGCGGCCTCGACGGATGCCGCCGCGAAACCGGGGGAACGCAGCGGACTGACCAGCACCAGTTCCGGATGGAACCGGGACAAAACGGCTTCCGTTCCCCCGATGTGATCCGCGTGGAAGTGGGTCAGGACCAGCAGCGGGACGCGTTCGATGCCCAAGGATTCCAGGCAGGCTATGGTGGGGCCGGGTTCCGGTCCGGTGTCCACCAGGACCGCCGTTGTTTCGTCTGCCCGCAGCACCGTCGCGTCCCCCTGTCCGACGTCGCAGAAAACCGCCTGCCACCGTCCCGGCCAGTCCAACGGGACCGGGCGGATCCACCCCGCGAGCAGCAATCCGAGGGCCAGCAGCAGGAAACCTGCCCGTCGCCGGAGCCCGGCCCGGGCCAGCACCGCGGCCACCCCCGCCAGCAGGGCGCTGGTGAGCATCCCGAGCGGGGTGGTGGGCCATTCGAGGACGGCCCCCGGCATGGCCGCGCCGAGATGCGCGATCCAGAGGATGGGTTGCACCACCCAACCGGCCACCCAGGCCACCGCGGCAGCGACCGGTGGGACCCAGATCAGGACGGTGGCGGCCAGTCCGAGCACGGTGGCGGGGCCAACGAAGGGGCCGGCCAGGGCATTGGCCATCACCCCGACCACGGACACCTGACCGGACAGCGCCGTCGTCAGAGGGACCGTGGCCAACTGCGCGGCCAGGGGCACCGCAACGGCCTCGGCGAACCAGGCGGGAGCCCAGCCTGCCATGATTCCGGCAAGCGGTTCCGCTCCCAGGCTGATGCCGATACAGGCCGCCGCGGAGAGCGCGAATCCCCAGGAACGCGCCAGCCAGGGATCCAGGGGGAGCAGGACGAGGACCGCGATGCTCAGATTGCGGATGCTGCTCCTGCCGCGCCCGATTCCTGTGGCGGGCAGGACGACGAGTCCCATGGCGGCCGCCCGCAGCACGGAGGGTTCGGCCCTGCACACCAGCACGAACAGCGCCACTCCCCCAGCGGCGACGCCCCGGATCGCCCAGCCGCGAACCCCCAGGGACCTCACGACGAACAACAACACACCCAGCAGCAGCGTCAGGTTCGAGCCGCTGACGGCGAGCAGATGACTCAGTGATGTGGCGCGAAAGATTTCGGTGAGCTCCTTGGTGATTCCGCTGCGGTCCCCAACTACCAGCGAAGGAACCAGGGCAGCCTGTTCGGGCGGCGAATGGGAGGCCACCTCACGCAGTCCCGCGTGGATCGTGCTGACGAAGGCGTTGAACACATCCGGGGCCCGCACCTGGCCGGAGATCCTGCTCACCCGCACGACGAACGCTTCCTGGGAGTCCGGGTCCGAGGCGCCGAGCCGCCCCAGGACCCGGTGGACCGCACCGGGCGCGATGCCGGCCAGTTCGGTGGCCAGTTGGTCCCCGGCAAGCAGCAGAACCGGTTGTGAGGTGCTGAGGCTCTTCTTTTTCACCTCCAGCTGCAGCAGCGTGGCCCGGACGATCGCGAGGCTGCGCCCCGAGTGCTTCACCAGGGTTGGTTCTCCCTCCAGGCGAACCAGCGCGGAGGCCAGCGGTTCCTCCGCGGCCCATCTGGCGGGCATGCCGTCGTGGAGCCCCGCGGAGCGCATCCCGGATGTTAGGACGGTCACCACCAGGGTGCAGGCGGCGAACCCCACCCAGACGCGCCGTATCAGCAGGACACACACCGCCAGGAGTCCTGCGCACCCGAGAAGCACCCCCGGTTCGGGGCACCATCCCGAGGTCCCCGCCCAGCAACCAACCCAGGCGGCGACCGCCAGCGGAACGAGCCGCCAGTCGTGTTTCCTCACAGGGTCACCAGCGGCGACAGTTTCTCGAACAGTTTTGGTCCGATCCCCGAGACCTGTCGCAGCTGCGAGATATCGGTGAAGGAACCGTTGTCGGTGCGCCACTTGATGATGGCCTCGGCCAGGACGGGACCAACCCCCGGGAGTTCCTGAAGCTGCTGCGAAGTGGCCCTGTTGAGGTTCACGAGTCCCGCCCCGGCGGCCGTTGTCGACCCCGCTGCCGGGCTGCCACCACCGGGATCCACGACCTCCCCGCGAGGCGATTCCGAGGTCCCCACTATGACCTGCTGCCCGTCCTTGACCGGGGTCGCGAGGTTCAATTCCCCGGGATCGGCTCCCGGAACCAGCCCTCCGGCAGCCTCGATCACGTCCTGCACGATGGCGCCCTCCGGAACCGACACCACCCCGGGTCTGACCACCGCCCCGAGGACGTGAACCCGCACCGGTCCGCGGCTCGCGGAGGCCGCTGGACCGGGTGAGACGGCCATGGTCGGGACGGAGACCGCGCTGGGCGACAGGGCAGGCAGTTCCGTCGCGGAGCTCTGCCCCAGCGCGTGGACGGTTATCAGCACCACGCCGACCAGCAGGGCCGCCACCACGATGATGTGCTCACGGCCGAGCATCACCACCCGCCGCCATCCCTTGGGGGCCTGCTGCCCAGGGGATTCAGACGCTTCCTCCTTACCGGACTCATTGTTGCTGGGCGGGATGTCGTCCGCTCGACGCGCCGCACCGAGCGGGGTCTGCCCCGAGGCGACGAGCGCCAACCGTGCCCGTTCGATCTGCTGTTGCTCCGTAAGACTCCCCATGCCAACACTCTGGGCGGTTCGGGACCGGATCCTCCACTGGTTCCCGAACCTGTTGGAAACTCCGAAAAAATTACCTATGGATTAACCCTGGGTTAACAAAAGATTAACTTCTTGACTGGGCCGGGGCTCGGGCCGGAAGGTGACCTCGGAGAGATCGACAACAGCGTCGACCAGAGACACCTGGAGTTGCTCATGATTCCGCTCAGGAAACGTTTCACCGCCGGGCTGACAGCCCTGTGTCTGGGGCTCGGAACACATCTCATGGCACAGCCCCGCGCGGCGGCCGACCCGGCCGACTGCACACCAACCGGCACCGTATCGATGTTCACCTACAACGACTTCCACGGCCGATTGGCGAACGCCGCAGCCCTGTTCACCCCCGTGGAGAAGGCCCGCGCATCCCAGGGGGATGCGAACGTCGCGCTCATCAGCAGCGGGGACGACATCGGGGGTTCCACGTTTGAATCCATGGCCGACGACGACAACCCCACCCTGAAGGTGATGGCCGCTGCCGGACTCAGCGCACGAACCGTGGGCAACCACGAGTTCGACAAGGGCTGGGCCGACCTCGCGGGTCGCGTGAACCCCGCGGTGCCCGGGGTGGATCAGCTCGGGGCGAATGTCTACCTCAAGGGAACCAGGCAGGTGGCCTCCCCACTCAAGGCGTACACGACCTTCAAGGTCGGGGAACTCGACGTCGCAGTGATCGGCGCCGTCACTGGGGATCTGCCATCCCTCGTCTCCCCCGCCGGGATCTCGGACCTGACCATCGGTGACCCCGTGGATGCCGTGAACGAGACCGTTTCCCAGCTTCCCGAGGGAATCGACCTGGTGATCGCATCCATTCACGAAGGGGCGCCGAACGGAAACGGCACCGGTGATGATCAGGCCACCGCCAGCCCGAATTTCCGGAAGATGTGGACGGGAATCGACCCGAGGATTCGCGTGGTGCTGGGCGGGCACACCCACCAGACCTATTCGTGGACCAACGACAAGGGACAGCTGTTCACCCAGGCCGGTTCCTACGCGGCTGCCCTGAACGAACTCAAGGCCGGGGTCACCGGCGACGGCGCCCTGTGCGGGATCTCCAACACCACCACCAAGATCGACGCCAAGGCATTCGACACGAGCCTGCCACGCATCCGGGAGATCACCGACATCGTCTCCGCCGCCGTCACCAAGGCCGATGAGATCGGCGCCCAGGTGATCGGCCAGGCAAGCGAGGCCATCTCGACGCCGACCGGCAACTCCGATGTCCGGGATGTGGAGTCCCCCATGAGCAACATGGTGGCCCAGATGTTCCGAGAGGTGCTGGGCGGCGATGATCCGTATTTCATCGGTGTCCAGAACCCGGGCGGCACCCGCGACAGCTTCGATTCCGGGGAGATCACCTACAAGGAGGCCGCGCTCGCGCTGCCGTTCGCCAACACCTTGATGGCCACCCGGCTCACCGGGGCCCAGTTCAAGACAGTCCTGGAGCAGCAGTGGCAGCGCAACGACAAGGGCGAGATCCCCTCACGCCCGTTCCTGCGCCTGGGCCTGTCCAGCAACGTCTCCTACACCTATGACGAGTCCCGCCCGGAGGGGGACCGGATCACATCGGTCTTCGTCGGGGACTCCCCGCTCGATCCGGAGCGGCTATACACCGTCGGTTCCACTTCCTTCCTGATCGCGGGTGGGGACAATTTCCGGGAGTTCGCGAAGGGCACCGGGACCCGGGACACGGGGCGCGTCGATCTGGAGGCCTGGACCGATTGGGTGAAGACCCGGCAGACGCTCTCCCCCAGCTACGTCAAGCGCGGCCTGTCGCTGGTCGATGCCCCCACCGAGATCAACCGGAACGGCGGGACCGCCACCTTCAACTTCGATGTGCCGGGTGGCGACGCGAAGGCACGGGAGGGCGTCGATTTCCTGCTGGGTGAGGCGGCCGGTGCATCCCCGAAGGACCCGGCCAAGGTCAGCCCGGCGCTCGCGAACAATGGCGTCGAGGTTTTCCTGGGCGGGACCAGCGTCGGCAGCGGGACCGTGACCGACGGCAGAGCGAAGGTCGATGTCACGCTGCCCGGCG
This window contains:
- a CDS encoding DUF1846 domain-containing protein yields the protein MHKVGFDREKYLTLQGERIEARRRQFGGKLYLEFGGKLVDDMHASRVLPGFTPDNKIVMLAGLADEVEIVVVVNAQDFFRHKVRADLGISYEDDVLRHIDAFRSYGLYVGSVVISHWSNDNRQAAAFKRKLERLGIKVYRHYVIPGYPHDVARIVSPEGYGRNEYIETERDLVVVTAPGPGSGKMATCLSQLYHDHQQGIRSGYAKFETFPIWNLPLDHPVNIAYEAATADLDDVNMIDHFHLAAYGEQTVNYNRDIEIFPVLKRLFEQLLDESPYQSPTDMGVNMAGMCISDDEVCREASRQEVIRRYFKALAAEHRDQSEPIQSDRIALLMSKLQISREDRPVVLPALEKQKATKGPAAAIQLPDGQIIVGKTSPLLGACSAMLLDALKALAGIDPDVKLLATETIEPIQTLKTKHLGSRNPRLHTDEVLIALSVSATHSDFARRALAELHNIRGCDVHSTVILGPVDEAILRSLGAYVTCEPVFQTKRLYRKH
- the holA gene encoding DNA polymerase III subunit delta, giving the protein MNSFGRTLLVTGSESLLAARAIDGRRRAALAEEPDAEVNRVCGAELADSMLSEVTGGSLFSNHIVAIIDDVGSTPPDVVDTLVALAKNPGDELCLILSHEGGNKGRGLIDKLKKARIETIAVAAPKPWDLPKFCVEEARSRKVKLSQDAAGALVAAVGNDLRALTSAVAQLASDAGGEPVDETLVRKYFAGRAEVTSFAVSDAVLAGDASLALERLRWALGSGVAPVLITSAMAGAFRGMGKYLEARGSGADLARRIGVPPFKLKEYQRTSRNWQPAGVAAAIGIIARADADVKGAATNPDYALERMVLGVLRQKRT
- a CDS encoding ComEC/Rec2 family competence protein, with translation MRKHDWRLVPLAVAAWVGCWAGTSGWCPEPGVLLGCAGLLAVCVLLIRRVWVGFAACTLVVTVLTSGMRSAGLHDGMPARWAAEEPLASALVRLEGEPTLVKHSGRSLAIVRATLLQLEVKKKSLSTSQPVLLLAGDQLATELAGIAPGAVHRVLGRLGASDPDSQEAFVVRVSRISGQVRAPDVFNAFVSTIHAGLREVASHSPPEQAALVPSLVVGDRSGITKELTEIFRATSLSHLLAVSGSNLTLLLGVLLFVVRSLGVRGWAIRGVAAGGVALFVLVCRAEPSVLRAAAMGLVVLPATGIGRGRSSIRNLSIAVLVLLPLDPWLARSWGFALSAAACIGISLGAEPLAGIMAGWAPAWFAEAVAVPLAAQLATVPLTTALSGQVSVVGVMANALAGPFVGPATVLGLAATVLIWVPPVAAAVAWVAGWVVQPILWIAHLGAAMPGAVLEWPTTPLGMLTSALLAGVAAVLARAGLRRRAGFLLLALGLLLAGWIRPVPLDWPGRWQAVFCDVGQGDATVLRADETTAVLVDTGPEPGPTIACLESLGIERVPLLVLTHFHADHIGGTEAVLSRFHPELVLVSPLRSPGFAAASVEAAAEAHGARLLVAEPGQRMRVGDVDWVTVSAWQPGGASVAGESESSVQNDSSVVGIAEISGLRILLPGDAEPGGQEQAIRRARKLGIPLSAHVLKIPHHGSSRQEPEFLKASSAQLAVASCGLGNDYGHPSPKTLSRVTSLGMAVARTDTEGSIAVSSGDDGRIGVRRWRG
- a CDS encoding helix-hairpin-helix domain-containing protein encodes the protein MGSLTEQQQIERARLALVASGQTPLGAARRADDIPPSNNESGKEEASESPGQQAPKGWRRVVMLGREHIIVVAALLVGVVLITVHALGQSSATELPALSPSAVSVPTMAVSPGPAASASRGPVRVHVLGAVVRPGVVSVPEGAIVQDVIEAAGGLVPGADPGELNLATPVKDGQQVIVGTSESPRGEVVDPGGGSPAAGSTTAAGAGLVNLNRATSQQLQELPGVGPVLAEAIIKWRTDNGSFTDISQLRQVSGIGPKLFEKLSPLVTL
- a CDS encoding bifunctional metallophosphatase/5'-nucleotidase, which codes for MTGPGLGPEGDLGEIDNSVDQRHLELLMIPLRKRFTAGLTALCLGLGTHLMAQPRAAADPADCTPTGTVSMFTYNDFHGRLANAAALFTPVEKARASQGDANVALISSGDDIGGSTFESMADDDNPTLKVMAAAGLSARTVGNHEFDKGWADLAGRVNPAVPGVDQLGANVYLKGTRQVASPLKAYTTFKVGELDVAVIGAVTGDLPSLVSPAGISDLTIGDPVDAVNETVSQLPEGIDLVIASIHEGAPNGNGTGDDQATASPNFRKMWTGIDPRIRVVLGGHTHQTYSWTNDKGQLFTQAGSYAAALNELKAGVTGDGALCGISNTTTKIDAKAFDTSLPRIREITDIVSAAVTKADEIGAQVIGQASEAISTPTGNSDVRDVESPMSNMVAQMFREVLGGDDPYFIGVQNPGGTRDSFDSGEITYKEAALALPFANTLMATRLTGAQFKTVLEQQWQRNDKGEIPSRPFLRLGLSSNVSYTYDESRPEGDRITSVFVGDSPLDPERLYTVGSTSFLIAGGDNFREFAKGTGTRDTGRVDLEAWTDWVKTRQTLSPSYVKRGLSLVDAPTEINRNGGTATFNFDVPGGDAKAREGVDFLLGEAAGASPKDPAKVSPALANNGVEVFLGGTSVGSGTVTDGRAKVDVTLPGGCSAPTGTQTLTFKFTPSGTLAHRQVNITGDDSSCTPAPPKPDPTGTPSPAPVRPGLPRTGS